In the Clostridium gelidum genome, CTAATTTATCTCTTTTTTCATAATTAATATCCTTTTCCATTTATTGCACAAGCTATCAATGACAATATAGCAATAAATATTTCATAGTATAATTTCTTTCTCATTTTAAATTACTCCTTAGTTCTTTATAACATAATTGTATATTAATAGAAAGTTTTGTCAAATATACTAAATGCATATTTTTCATATGTCTCCTAATAAAATATTTTCAAAAAAGATGCAGCCAAATTAATGACTGCATCTTTTTATCTATTTAATTCATTTTTAACATAATTAGTAATAGTATCTTCTTCGTCTGGGAATATTTCTGCCAAATATAATATTGTTTCTTGCTTCTCTTCAGGAAGGTCTTTTATTGTTTCTATTAATGCTTTTATATTTATATCACTCATAAAATCACCGCCTTAATATTATATTATAGTTATAATTATTAGAATTAAAAGCATTATTATTTTACAGCTCTTATATATTTTTCTAATATATTTGAAGTCAGTATCAACCTTCATATCCACCTGAAAAATTACTATTATTTAAATGTATTTTTCATGTTCTTTTTGAATAAACTATAACTGCGCTAATCTCTATTTAAAGTTAATTATGACAATAAAAGCAGTAGTTGCTCCTGGCTACTGCTTTTCTAAATTTTCATAGAGATAGTATTTTTTAAAGCACAAATACTATCTCTTTTTTTATTTAGGCTTTAGCTTCAAAATGATGATCTCCACCGTTTGTTATAGTAGCACTTGACATAGCATCTGGTTTTTGTATGTTTTGAGTTTTAGTGGTATTGGATACTTTATCAACGTCTTGTAATTGTTTAGTACTAGTAACATTATTGGAATATGTTGAATTAAAAATTCCTGATATATTCATTTATAAGCACCTTCTTTCTTAATTTAGAGTTCAAACTAGTTAAAACCAATATAAAAACTCTATCTTTAAAGATTGTACAACTTAAACCTTAAAATTAACTGAGAAAAAAGGTGAATATTAAAATTTAAACATAAAAACCAGTAGTTGGAGCAAACCATCTATTAATTTAGGTATATTCAGAAGAGACGACAACTATATGTATCAAAATGAATTTGCGATATTTTTTATGTGCAACACTTTGATTTAGACAAGTTTTTCACAAAATAAAAAATTAGGCAGATTAAACATTAACGTCTAACCTACCTCTAAAAATTTTTATTATGCTATCTCTTCTATACTTAACAATCTCGGTTTATTACCTTCTTGAATTTTAATATATATTCGCGCCATTTTCATTTGCAAGTTATCTATTATTGTTTTTACCTTACAAATAAAATAGTAACCTTCTATGCCATTAGTAACTACTGCTATAGGGTTAAAGTTCCATCCCTTTATTTCATCTAATGCTCTTTTAAATATTTTTTTCTCTTTTGATGTGACTTTATGCATAATTTCTAATTCCTCATTTTCTTTTACCATAATATCAAACATCCTTTCAATATACTTATATTATCATTAGTTTTTGTCAGTTGCTTGTCAATCGTGTAAATGTTTAATTAATATATTGTTACAAAAAAATAAAGGGTACAAGATTAACTCCCATACCCTAAAAATTAAATAAGTTATTCATTAATTAATTTATTAAAACAAAAAAATAAGGGTAGCATAGAAAACTTAATCTCCACACTACCCTTAATTTTGTTTATATTACCCTTTAAACAATATCAAAACCCTCTCACAAATATTATTATAAATGCCTTTCCTTAACATTAGCTGAACGAATTGGAAAAATTTATATTTTACTTGCAACTCCATTACTATCAAATCTATATCCATACATATCAACATTATTTATCATAGCTCCTGAAGAATATAAACAATAATCTTTGCCATTGTCTTTAATCCAACCAATTTGCATTTACCCATTAGAATTAAAGTAATGCCAACTTCCATCTACCTTTTTCCATCCAATAGCTAATTGGCATGAAGTCTTATCTAAGTAATACCAAATATCTTTCTTATCTTTTTGAGTTGTATAATTAACCCATCCAGTATGGCAGAATCCATATTTATCTCAATTATTTGTTTTGGCGGAATGTTTATTATGTTTAAAGTATAGTCTTTGAAGTTATATCACTAAATAACTTTAATAAATACAAAAAGTCAGCAATCAATACTAGCTTTTTCTTTTCCACTATTTAACTTGTCTTGGATTTATATATATTTCTGTTTTACCAAGTACTACAAGTTTATATTTGGGATTCAAAGGTATTAAATTAAAACTTTTTATACTTGGTGATAATCTTAGAGATTGCATTATAACATAATTTTCATCAAAAATAAGTACATAAGCATCTTCATTTGACGAAACATTTGTAATATCGTAAAAATTATCGAGTGATATATTCAAATCAGATAATGTATAAACACCTTCTTTCAAAACATTGGTAGGAGTTACAGCAAAAGTTGTAACTTCAAAAAAATTAAAGGATAAACATAAAAAAATTAAGAATAAAATAGTAAATTTCTTCATTACACACCTACCTCTCAGATATATTTTGTGTAATAAATATTATAATATTCAAGTATATTTTTAATTTAGAAATAAGAAATTAGACTTATAATTATTTATTCGCATTTCCTATGACATAGCAAAATACCGCAAATTCATTTTATTGAATAATACGGCATTATAATTTGTTATTTATTTTTACTAAATGCGAATTAATAGACTGAAGATAATGTTCATATAAAAAAACATTATTTTCTTGCCAAATATAAATCTATAGTGTCATAGATAGTAGTAATTTTCAGAATAAATATCTACATTATTTGATGGATGCTTCATAAATTGTCCGAATCGAATCGGATAGCATTAGATTGAATTCTTTGTCTGTTTGTTGGGCAGTCAATCCTTGTGATAAGGCGCGAGAGAAACTAGCAATCAGTCCGTTATTGTGCGCAAGTTTTTCATTTGCTTCACTTTGAGTGTACCCTCCTGATAAAGCCACAACCCGTACAACATGCGGATTATCCATTAAATCGTGATAGAAGTTATCTTCTGTAGGTATTGAAAGTTTAAGCATGACTTTGACGTCTTTGTCAAGGGCAGCTAATTGATTAAAAATTTCAGATTTTAATAGTTTTTCTGATTTTTCCTTATCCGCGCTGTGGATATCAATCTCCGGTTCTATAATTGGAACCAACCCAGCTTCAGATATTTTCTTGCCAATATCAAACTGTTGCTCAACTATTTTTCGAATTCCTTCTGAATTAGCTTCTTTAATTACTGAACGCATTTTTGTCCCAAAAATGTTTTTTTCAATCGCCCGTTTTAAGAGTTCTTTCAAATTTGGAATCAGTTTCATGAGTTGAACACCGTTTTCAAGTTCAGCGAGTCCTTTATCGATCTTTAAAAAAGGCACAACGCTCTTGTTCTCCCAAAGAAAATCCGCG is a window encoding:
- a CDS encoding fructose bisphosphate aldolase gives rise to the protein MNQEQMDRIHAGKGFIAALDQSGGSTPTALLQYGISKDCYSNDEEMLNLVHEMRTRIITDPAFNSKHILGAILFENTMDRKVGDQFTADFLWENKSVVPFLKIDKGLAELENGVQLMKLIPNLKELLKRAIEKNIFGTKMRSVIKEANSEGIRKIVEQQFDIGKKISEAGLVPIIEPEIDIHSADKEKSEKLLKSEIFNQLAALDKDVKVMLKLSIPTEDNFYHDLMDNPHVVRVVALSGGYTQSEANEKLAHNNGLIASFSRALSQGLTAQQTDKEFNLMLSDSIRTIYEASIK